TTAGCCGTTTAACGGGTGAAAACATAGAAAGCCTTACATTATCACCTTTTGAATCACTTAAACGCTTTAAAACTCATTTTAAGGGCATTGTATTATTAAAAGGTAAAAATAATATAATATATGATGGTAAAAATTACTATATAATTAATATTGGTAACAGTAAAATGTCAAATGCAGTAATGGGTGATACATTAACAGGAATGATTGCAAGTAATAAGGCACAAGGTTATAGTAGTCTA
Above is a genomic segment from Oceanivirga salmonicida containing:
- a CDS encoding ADP-dependent NAD(P)H-hydrate dehydratase; translation: ICHFTVNNITKEIILKYIDKNLVLDADALTIIAQNKEMIELLNKECIISPHMLEFSRLTGENIESLTLSPFESLKRFKTHFKGIVLLKGKNNIIYDGKNYYIINIGNSKMSNAVMGDTLTGMIASNKAQGYSSL